From Pseudomonas sp. stari2, a single genomic window includes:
- a CDS encoding alpha/beta hydrolase: MRETPVVIDGPVGQLESLYLDNEQPRGIALICHPNPVQGGTMLNKVVSTLQRTARDAGLITLRFNYRGVGASEGSHDMGSGEVDDAQAAAAWLLEKHPDLPLTLFGFSFGGFVAASLGGRLEAQGVVLKHLFMVAPAVMRLGDQDQLPQQGELTVIQPETDEVIDPQLVYEWSDKLQRPHELLKVAECGHFFHGKLTDLKDLILPRLSN, translated from the coding sequence ATGCGTGAAACCCCTGTAGTGATTGATGGCCCGGTGGGTCAACTTGAATCCCTGTACCTGGATAACGAGCAGCCACGCGGCATCGCGCTGATCTGCCATCCCAACCCGGTGCAGGGCGGCACCATGCTCAACAAGGTCGTCTCGACCCTGCAGCGCACCGCGCGCGACGCGGGCCTGATTACCCTGCGTTTCAACTATCGCGGCGTCGGTGCCAGTGAAGGTTCCCATGACATGGGCAGCGGTGAAGTCGATGACGCTCAGGCAGCCGCCGCGTGGTTGCTGGAAAAACACCCGGATCTACCGCTGACCCTGTTCGGTTTCTCTTTTGGTGGATTTGTTGCAGCAAGTCTCGGCGGTCGTCTTGAAGCACAAGGCGTGGTGCTCAAGCATCTGTTCATGGTGGCGCCTGCGGTCATGCGCCTGGGCGATCAGGATCAGTTGCCGCAGCAGGGCGAGCTGACCGTGATCCAGCCGGAAACCGATGAAGTGATCGACCCGCAGCTGGTCTACGAATGGTCCGACAAACTCCAGCGCCCCCATGAGCTGCTGAAAGTGGCAGAATGCGGACACTTTTTTCATGGCAAGCTGACCGATCTCAAGGATCTGATCCTGCCGCGTCTCTCGAATTGA
- a CDS encoding OmpA family protein, whose protein sequence is MFTTRRLIIVATAVAVLSGCASPNPYDNQGQADGGSQGMSKTAKYGGLGALAGALAGAAIDHNNRGKGALIGAAVVGASAAGYGYYADQQEKKLRASMANTGVEVQRQGDQIKLIMPGNITFATDSANIAPSFYQPLNNLANSLKEFNQNQIEIVGYTDSTGSRQHNMDLSQRRAQSVATYLTSQGVSGANLSARGAGPDNPIASNGDVNGRAQNRRVEVNLKAIPGQQYGGQQQPGTVQQYP, encoded by the coding sequence ATGTTCACCACGCGTCGTTTGATTATTGTCGCTACTGCCGTAGCCGTACTGTCCGGCTGCGCCTCGCCCAACCCGTATGACAATCAGGGTCAGGCCGACGGTGGCTCCCAGGGCATGAGCAAAACCGCAAAATACGGCGGCCTCGGTGCACTGGCCGGTGCGCTGGCTGGTGCCGCCATCGACCACAACAACCGCGGCAAGGGCGCCCTGATCGGCGCTGCTGTCGTCGGTGCTTCCGCTGCCGGTTACGGTTACTACGCCGATCAGCAGGAGAAGAAACTGCGCGCCAGCATGGCCAACACCGGCGTTGAAGTGCAGCGTCAGGGCGATCAGATCAAGCTGATCATGCCGGGCAACATTACCTTCGCCACCGATTCGGCGAACATCGCTCCAAGCTTCTACCAGCCGCTGAACAACCTGGCCAACTCGCTCAAGGAGTTCAACCAGAACCAGATCGAGATCGTCGGGTACACCGACAGCACCGGCAGTCGCCAGCACAACATGGACCTTTCCCAGCGTCGTGCGCAGAGCGTGGCGACCTACCTGACTTCGCAAGGCGTCAGCGGTGCCAACCTGAGCGCCCGCGGTGCCGGCCCGGATAATCCGATCGCCAGCAACGGTGACGTCAATGGCCGCGCGCAGAACCGCCGCGTCGAGGTTAACCTCAAAGCCATCCCTGGCCAGCAGTACGGTGGCCAGCAACAGCCGGGCACCGTTCAGCAATACCCGTAA
- a CDS encoding MBL fold metallo-hydrolase — protein sequence MSAPSPSLIRETFPVGPLQCNCTIIGDPITKKAIVVDPGGNPDLIMARLDALGLKVVSIIHTHAHLDHFLASGQMKERTGATLHLHKEDQFLWDNLEMQCQMFGVPYTPVPSPDRWLSDDEELACGCGVALHTPGHTPGSMSFWFSEAKLLIAGDTLFRRGVGRTDLWGGDQATIVRSIKQRLYTLDEDATVVAGHGPDTRLGDEMRENPFVRA from the coding sequence ATGTCTGCTCCAAGTCCCTCGCTCATTCGCGAAACTTTCCCGGTCGGCCCATTGCAGTGCAATTGCACGATCATCGGCGACCCCATCACGAAAAAAGCCATCGTCGTCGACCCGGGCGGCAATCCCGATCTGATCATGGCGCGCCTCGATGCGCTGGGTCTGAAAGTGGTCAGTATCATCCACACTCATGCGCATCTTGATCATTTTCTCGCCTCCGGACAGATGAAAGAGAGAACCGGCGCAACGCTGCATCTGCACAAAGAGGATCAGTTCCTGTGGGACAACCTCGAAATGCAATGCCAGATGTTCGGCGTGCCTTACACCCCGGTGCCCTCACCGGATCGCTGGCTGAGCGACGACGAGGAACTGGCCTGCGGATGCGGCGTGGCGCTGCACACGCCGGGGCATACACCCGGTTCCATGAGTTTTTGGTTTTCCGAGGCTAAGCTGTTGATTGCCGGTGACACATTGTTCCGGCGAGGAGTAGGGCGCACGGATTTGTGGGGCGGCGATCAGGCGACCATCGTGCGATCGATCAAGCAGCGACTGTACACATTGGACGAGGACGCGACCGTTGTGGCCGGACATGGCCCGGATACGCGTCTGGGCGATGAGATGCGGGAAAATCCGTTCGTGCGCGCCTAA
- a CDS encoding tryptophan--tRNA ligase codes for MTNRTRILTGITTTGTPHLGNYAGAIRPAIVASRDTNADSFYFLADYHALIKCDDPLRIQRSRLEIAATWLAGGLDVDRVTFYRQSDIPEIPELTWLLTCVAAKGLLNRAHAYKASVDKNVETGEDPDAGITMGLYSYPVLMAADILMFNAHKVPVGRDQIQHVEMARDIGQRFNHLFGQGKEFFTMPEALIEESVATLPGLDGRKMSKSYDNTIPLFTSAKDMKDAISRIVTDSRAPGEAKDPDNSHLFTLFQAFATPAQADEFRSELLGGLGWGEAKNRLFQLLDNELGESRERYHQLIERPADLEDILQHGAKKARAVATPFLNELREAVGLRSFVNQVQVAATTKKKAAKAARFVSFREDDGSFRFRLLAADGEQLLLSRNFADGKTAGQVTKQLQSGQALDVRSEDLSFSVWLQGECVGDSPAFADVAARDAAVEALRIALTPVQE; via the coding sequence ATGACGAACCGTACCCGCATCCTCACCGGCATCACCACCACCGGCACCCCGCACCTGGGCAACTACGCCGGCGCCATTCGCCCGGCGATCGTCGCCAGCCGTGACACGAACGCCGATTCGTTCTACTTCCTGGCCGACTACCACGCCCTGATCAAGTGCGATGACCCGCTGCGCATCCAGCGCTCGCGTCTGGAAATCGCCGCGACCTGGCTGGCCGGTGGCCTGGATGTGGATCGCGTGACCTTCTATCGCCAGTCCGACATTCCGGAAATTCCCGAGCTGACCTGGCTGCTGACCTGCGTCGCCGCCAAGGGCCTGCTCAACCGCGCCCATGCCTATAAGGCTTCGGTGGACAAGAACGTCGAGACCGGCGAAGACCCGGATGCCGGCATCACCATGGGCTTGTACAGCTATCCGGTGCTGATGGCGGCGGACATCCTGATGTTCAACGCGCACAAGGTGCCGGTCGGTCGCGACCAGATCCAGCATGTGGAAATGGCCCGCGACATCGGCCAGCGCTTCAACCACCTGTTCGGCCAGGGCAAGGAGTTCTTCACCATGCCCGAAGCGCTGATCGAGGAAAGCGTTGCCACCTTGCCGGGCCTGGACGGTCGCAAGATGTCCAAGAGCTACGACAACACCATCCCGCTGTTTACCAGCGCCAAGGACATGAAGGACGCGATTTCGCGGATCGTTACCGACTCTCGCGCGCCGGGCGAAGCCAAGGATCCGGACAACTCGCACCTGTTCACTCTGTTCCAGGCGTTCGCCACGCCGGCGCAGGCTGATGAGTTCCGCAGCGAGCTGCTGGGCGGTCTGGGTTGGGGCGAGGCGAAGAACCGTCTGTTCCAATTGCTCGACAACGAACTGGGCGAGTCCCGCGAGCGTTACCACCAGTTGATCGAGCGCCCGGCAGATCTGGAAGACATCCTGCAACACGGTGCCAAAAAGGCCCGTGCGGTGGCGACGCCGTTCCTCAACGAGCTGCGCGAAGCGGTCGGCCTGCGCTCCTTCGTCAATCAGGTTCAGGTTGCCGCGACCACCAAGAAGAAAGCCGCGAAAGCCGCGCGTTTCGTCAGCTTCCGCGAAGACGATGGCAGCTTCCGTTTCCGTCTGCTGGCCGCCGATGGTGAGCAATTGCTGCTGTCGCGCAACTTCGCCGACGGCAAGACTGCCGGCCAGGTGACCAAGCAGCTGCAATCGGGTCAGGCGCTGGATGTGCGCAGCGAAGACCTGAGCTTCAGCGTCTGGCTGCAAGGCGAGTGCGTCGGCGACAGCCCGGCGTTCGCCGACGTGGCTGCGCGCGATGCGGCCGTCGAGGCTTTGCGGATCGCTCTGACACCGGTTCAGGAATAA
- a CDS encoding DUF1043 family protein, producing the protein MEHSLLVWLLPTLALVVGVAIGFLIARVAPNAAPSRTQRQLDDIQERFDSYQNEVVTHFNSTANLVKKLTQSYQEVQDHLAEGANRLALDEQTRQRLLASLHSEAAQAPRERLTPPRDQEPPRDYAPKTPNSPGMLDEHYGLKK; encoded by the coding sequence GTGGAACACTCGCTCTTAGTTTGGTTGTTGCCGACTCTTGCCCTGGTTGTGGGTGTCGCCATTGGTTTCCTGATCGCACGCGTTGCGCCGAACGCCGCGCCCAGCCGCACGCAGCGTCAACTGGACGATATTCAGGAACGTTTCGACAGTTATCAGAACGAAGTGGTGACCCACTTCAACAGCACCGCCAACCTGGTCAAGAAGCTGACCCAGAGCTATCAGGAAGTGCAGGACCATCTCGCCGAGGGCGCCAACCGCCTTGCCCTGGACGAGCAGACTCGTCAACGCCTGCTGGCTTCTTTGCACTCCGAGGCAGCACAGGCCCCACGGGAACGCCTGACGCCGCCACGGGATCAGGAACCGCCGCGTGACTACGCGCCGAAGACCCCGAACTCGCCGGGCATGCTCGACGAGCATTACGGCCTGAAGAAGTAA